From a single Miscanthus floridulus cultivar M001 chromosome 8, ASM1932011v1, whole genome shotgun sequence genomic region:
- the LOC136471414 gene encoding uncharacterized protein — MATEKKQKQEGAVAAATTEPSVARRLWRVVRAVLYMLRRGLPSGRKLAMDLHLLLHRGKIIAGKALGDRFLASHHGHGHAFSYASGARASAAGGPFSCGALDPSLAVHEPSRRRREVEFSCSNTPSSASGGGALGLLGAAARGRRRRRSSRQQQQQQYRDEAEASNGYLMQYYYDYDAAEVARVFEMLSDEEGGDDRRLFSDNAVPVPGASSLTPSPAQAHLLRLPAAAGSSRQGQQQQASRIAAGSSPADGGAAQVDRRADEFIRRFYEQLRAQRSATSTPDYYGYAGASPYGAARAPRPVTASIS, encoded by the coding sequence ATGGCGACCGAGAAGAAGCAGAAGCAGGAGGGCGCGGTGGCTGCCGCGACGACGGAGccgagcgtggcgcggcggctgTGGCGGGTGGTGCGCGCAGTGCTGTACATGCTGCGGCGGGGCCTGCCGTCGGGCCGCAAGCTGGCCAtggacctccacctcctcctccaccgcggCAAGATCATCGCGGGGAAGGCGCTCGGCGACCGCTTCCTCGCCTCccaccacggccacggccacgcctTCTCGTACGCCTCCGGGGCCAGGGCCAGCGCGGCTGGCGGGCCGTTCTCGTGCGGCGCACTGGACCCGAGCCTGGCGGTGCACGAGCCCTCGCGCAGGCGGCGCGAGGTGGAGTTCAGCTGCAGCAACACGCCGTCGTCGGCGTCAGGCGGGGGCGCCCTCGGCCTCCTCGGCGCAGCCGCCAGGGGCCGGCGCCGACGCCGGAGCAgccgccagcagcagcagcagcagtaccgGGACGAGGCGGAGGCTAGCAACGGGTACCTGATGCAGTACTACTACGACTACGACGCGGCCGAGGTGGCGCGGGTGTTCGAGATGCTCAGCGACGAGGAAGGCGGCGACGACCGCCGCCTCTTCAGCGACAACGCCGTGCCGGTGCCGGGCGCCTCCTCCTTGACGCCGTCCCCCGCGCAGGCGCATCTGCTCCGTCTTCCGGCGGCCGCGGGCAGCAGCAGGcaggggcagcagcagcaggcgtcgCGCATCGCGGCTGGGTCGTCGCCGGCGGACGGCGGCGCTGCCCAGGTGGACCGGCGCGCGGACGAGTTCATCCGGCGGTTCTACGAGCAGCTCCGCGCGCAGAGGAGCGCCACGTCCACCCCCGACTACTACGGCTACGCCGGGGCCAGCCCCTACGGCGCGGCGCGCGCGCCGCGGCCCGTCACCGCCAGCATCTCGTAG
- the LOC136471415 gene encoding uncharacterized protein, with protein MAPNGESPAMTTVAPLLATIIGSFGSGEHRRQQMVPSCHELRSCVAGGDHDKELELMLSPDDDASPRDAGATARSASAAAEVEDAECECCGMSEECTPSYIAAVRRRFSGRWVCGLCAEAVAEEAAKNGGDRGAALAAHMAVCRRFNGFGRTHPALFQADAVIDIVRKLSAGSGPRSPTKSSAAAGTRVVIGEGAKTAAVDGMALIAGVRNDQVVTN; from the coding sequence ATGGCACCAAATGGAGAATCACCGGCCATGACCACCGTGGCGCCGCTCTTGGCGACGATCATCGGCAGCTTCGGCAGCGGCGAGCACAGGCGGCAGCAGATGGTCCCGTCGTGCCACGAGCTCCGCAGCTGCGTCGCGGGCGGCGACCACGACAAGGAACTGGAGCTGATGCTcagccccgacgacgacgccagccCGCGGGACGCCGGCGCCACGGCGCGCtcggcctcggcggcggcggaggtggaggacgcggAGTGCGAGTGCTGCGGCATGTCGGAGGAGTGCACCCCGTCGTACATCGCCGCGGTGCGCCGCCGCTTCTCGGGCCGCTGGGTGTGCGGCCTGTGCGCCGAGGCCGTGGCCGAGGAGGCCGCCAAGAACGGTGGCGACCGCGGCGCCGCGCTGGCGGCGCACATGGCCGTGTGCCGCCGGTTCAACGGCTTCGGGAGGACGCATCCCGCGCTGTTCCAGGCCGACGCCGTCATTGACATCGTGAGGAAGCTCTCGGCGGGGTCGGGCCCAAGGTCGCCGACGAAGTCTAGCGCTGCTGCTGGCACGAGGGTCGTCATCGGTGAAGGTGCCAAGACCGCCGCCGTCGACGGCATGGCGCTCATTGCCGGCGTACGCAATGATCAGGTGGTCACCAACTAG